One Plutella xylostella chromosome 31, ilPluXylo3.1, whole genome shotgun sequence genomic region harbors:
- the LOC125491131 gene encoding uncharacterized protein LOC125491131 encodes MHHLQISGDQATCTICDKTLTWTSVETLKKHLQRQHPEVTGIGDHDDPEIPNAPLSPPSIKLIKVDPLDKIPPANKKRKLDPAPDNEPVTTKQTTPSMDRFNSLNQFGLYVASLLKLLPRKRCIKYQNQIVDRLLKDLAAAA; translated from the exons atGCATCATCTACAGATATCAGGGGACCAGGCGACGTGCACAATATGTGACAAGACGCTGACTTGGACATCTGTGGAAACACTCAAGAAACATCTGCAGAGACAACATCCAGAAGTAACTGGCATTGGAGATCAT GATGATCCCGAAATACCGAATGCTCCGCTGTCACCGCCAAGCATAAAACTAATAAAGGTCGACCCATTGGACAAAATCCCGCCAGCCAATAAGAAGCGCAAACTGGACCCCGCCCCAGACAACGAGCCAGTCACGACGAAGCAAACAACTCCCTCAATGGACAGATTCAACAGCCTCAACCAATTCGGCCTCTACGTAGCCTCGTTGCTGAAACTGCTGCCCAGGAAGAGGTGCATCAAGTATCAGAACCAGATAGTGGACAGGCTGTTGAAGGACCTGGCGGCCGCCGCCTAG
- the LOC119690320 gene encoding uncharacterized protein LOC119690320, which produces MYRTSHTQFAALVDFMERNGDLNNWPTAAPHGRSAAISKWEELSRVLNSDVRGTARTVEKWKKVWSDFKNNTKRKAVKIQRAASGPGGGVHTRALLTDLERRALILAGAPELGGEAAKLSLVMQCCITLIQSHGSVVEQIIDDPAFQKILTLTSLTAEERWRVTSEGVKSMMDEEGEDCEETETSEVQEEANETETEDPILAEDIKDETGVIHWQCSCDEISGRHDDACAAAAVDYLEHYRISLDEATCAICDDTFTWKSVAALREHLQRKHPEVTVIGDHDDAEIPNAPPSPPSIELTKVDPLGEIPPANKKRKFDPAADNEPIITQHDVSSLDRFKSIEHPQELKSLDQFGLYVASLLKLLPRKRCIKYQNQIVDRLLKDLAAAA; this is translated from the exons atgtacCGCACATCACACACCCAATTCGCAGCACTTGTAGATTTTATGGAAAG GAATGGGGACCTGAACAACTGGCCTACCGCTGCCCCACATGGCCGTTCAGCTGCTATAAGCAAGTGGGAGGAGCTCAGCCGCGTCCTCAACTCAGATGTCAGAGGCACGGCCAGGACAGTGGAGAAGTGGAagaag GTGTGGAGTGACTTTAAAAACAACACGAAGCGTAAGGCGGTAAAGATCCAGCGAGCTGCCAGCGGTCCAGGAGGTGGTGTTCACACTCGTGCTCTGCTGACGGACCTGGAGAGGCGCGCGCTGATCCTGGCCGGCGCCCCGGAACTTGGTGGAGAG GCAGCCAAGCTATCGCTAGTAATGCAATGCTGCATAACGCTGATCCAGTCTCACGGTTCCGTAGTGGAGCAAATTATAGACGACCCGGCCTTTCAGAAGATCTTGACACTCACTTCGCTCACTGCGGAGGAGCGGTGGCGAGTCACCTCCGAGGGAGTGAAAAGTATGATGGACGAGGAGGGAGAGGACTGCGAAGAGACG GAAACAAGCGAAGTGCAGGAAGAGGCAAATGAGACTGAAACTGAAGATCCAA TTCTAGCTGAAGACATAAAGGATGAGACAGGCGTCATTCACTGGCAGTGTTCGTGCGACGAGATCTCGGGCCGCCACGACGACgcgtgcgccgccgccgccgtcgacTATCTCGAACACTATCGG ATATCATTGGACGAGGCGACGTGTGCAATATGCGACGACACATTCACTTGGAAGTCAGTGGCGGCCCTCAGGGAACATCTGCAGAGAAAACACCCTGAAGTTACTGTCATAGGAGATCAC GATGACGCCGAAATACCGAATGCTCCGCCGTCACCGCCAAGCATTGAACTAACGAAGGTCGACCCATTGGGCGAAATCCCGCCAGCCAATAAGAAACGCAAATTCGATCCCGCCGCAGACAACGAACCAATCATAACACAGCATGACGTTTCCTCATTGGACAGATTCAAGAGCATAGAACATCCTCAAGAGTTAAAAAGTCTCGACCAATTCGGCCTCTACGTAGCCTCGTTGCTGAAACTGCTGCCCAGGAAGAGGTGCATCAAGTATCAGAACCAGATAGTGGACAGGCTGTTGAAGGACCTGGCGGCCGCCGCTTAG
- the LOC105388476 gene encoding uncharacterized protein LOC105388476 — protein MSRTSHTQFAALVDFMERNGDLNKPGDGPHARWAAVSKWEELSRVLNSDSSGTAKTVDKWKKVWSDFKNNTKRKAAKIQRAASSPAADGPGSSLVLTDLEQRVLVVAGCPAPAGLLNVEVNIEEIGGETPNLSIVMQCCMTLIQSHGSVVERVIDDPAFQKILTLTSLTAEERGRVTSEGVRAMMDTEEEDYGETDTSGVQEQANETEIQEPMVSIKGEIPETHWQCSCDEISGRHDDACTAAVVDYLDHYRVCLFYLIFVPLGIIAIGHNGLVVGPSQGDSSPI, from the exons atgTCCCGCACATCACACACCCAATTCGCAGCACTTGTAGATTTTATGgaaag GAATGGGGACCTGAACAAGCCTGGCGACGGCCCGCATGCCCGCTGGGCGGCTGTGAGCAAGTGGGAGGAGCTCAGTCGCGTGCTCAACTCAGACAGCAGTGGCACGGCCAAGACAGTAGACAAGTGGAAAAAG GTGTGGAGTGACTTTAAGAACAACACGAAGAGGAAGGCTGCAAAGATCCAGCGCGCTGCCAGCAGTCCAGCAGCCGATGGTCCAGGTTCCTCGCTGGTGCTGACGGACTTGGAGCAGCGGGTGCTGGTCGTGGCTGGCTGCCCGGCCCCTGCGGGGCTCCTCAACGTTGAGGTCAATATTGAGGAAATTGGTGGAGAG ACACCCAACCTATCAATAGTGATGCAATGCTGCATGACACTGATCCAGTCTCACGGTTCCGTAGTGGAGCGAGTTATAGACGACCCGGCCTTCCAGAAGATATTGACACTCACTTCGCTCACTGCGGAGGAGCGGGGGCGAGTCACCTCCGAGGGAGTGAGGGCCATGATGGACACAGAGGAAGAGGACTACGGAGAGACT gaTACAAGCGGAGTGCAGGAACAGGCGAATGAGACTGAAATTCAAGAACCTA TGGTGTCCATAAAGGGAGAGATACCAGAGACCCACTGGCAGTGTTCGTGCGACGAGATCTCGGGCCGCCACGACGACGCCTGTACCGCCGCCGTTGTTGACTACCTCGACCACTATCGAGTATGCCtcttttacttaatttttgtGCCATTGGGTATAATAGCCATTGGGCATAATGGCCTTGTGGTAGGGCCATCTCAAGGCGATTCCAGCCCAATCTAG